The following proteins come from a genomic window of Sorghum bicolor cultivar BTx623 chromosome 3, Sorghum_bicolor_NCBIv3, whole genome shotgun sequence:
- the LOC8075009 gene encoding cysteine-rich receptor-like protein kinase 2 isoform X1 gives MAPPQPRLGLLALAILLALCPAASADPRTSVAGQTCAPGTAVSGSTLADNFVPAMDELNTNVSAHGFGTSAVGSGPNTVFGLGQCLRDLSSVDCKLCFAEVRSLLPKCYPRVGGRLYLDGCFGRYGNYSFFGEALDAATDARVCGTEGNYTGPADPRAFEDAVRAVLANVTAAAAAEAPGSQGFGAGSAAVGAATAFAIAQCWESLNATACAQCLRAASDAVAPCAPATEARALFAGCYLRYSTRQFWNVNATAGSDSSGHSGILWILLGSFLGAFAIVLVIAFLAWKKRILSRRKGCNSFIDMYGDGLSVRIAQSSLSFKYEELRKTTNYFDPSNKLGQGSYGAVYKAVLPDGKEVAVKRLFLNTRQWADQFFNEVDLISQVRHKNLVKLLGCSMNGPESLLVYEYYFNKSLDLFLFAYGCQPATCLLSYLWVRMFKKNTSRRRNLTWDLRVDIIQGIAEGLSYLHGESEIRIIHRDIKASNILLDDKLKPKITDFGLARAFGEEVTHLTTGVAGTLGYMAPEYIVHGHLTEKADVFSYGVLVLEIVTGKRCSNSNGSHGGQVLLTKVWKHYKDNRVEMIVDRSIYEDSIRDEAMHILQIGLLCTQANPDDRPTMGKVVELLRNHRNALEIVLSDPPFLNVDAVEDIKEGEHSRLLSSNSAPSLSGSSRSYLSGR, from the exons ATGGCGCCGCCACAACCCCGCCTCGGCCTCCTCGCGCTCGCCATCCTCCTCGCGCTCTGCCCCGCGGCGTCCGCGGACCCGCGCACGTCCGTGGCGGGGCAGACGTGCGCGCCGGGCACGGCCGTGTCGGGCTCCACGCTGGCCGACAACTTCGTGCCGGCCATGgacgagctcaacaccaacgTCAGCGCGCACGGCTTCGGCACCTCCGCCGTCGGCTCGGGCCCCAACACGGTGTTCGGCCTCGGCCAGTGCCTCCGCGACCTCTCCTCCGTCGACTGCAAGCTCTGCTTCGCCGAGGTCCGGTCGCTGCTGCCCAAGTGCTACCCGCGCGTCGGGGGCCGACTCTACCTCGACGGCTGCTTCGGACGCTACGGCAACTACTCCTTCTTCGGGGAGGCCCTCGACGCCGCCACCGACGCACGCGTCTGCGGGACGGAGGGGAACTACACGGGCCCCGCCGACCCGCGGGCGTTCGAGGACGCCGTGCGCGCCGTGCTGGCCAACgtcaccgccgcggcggcggcggaggctccCGGGAGCCAGGGGTTCGGGGCGGGCTCTGCGGCCGTCGGGGCCGCCACGGCGTTCGCGATCGCGCAGTGCTGGGAGTCCCTCAACGCCACCGCGTGCGCACAGTGCCTCCGCGCCGCGTCGGACGCAGTGGCGCCCTGCGCGCCGGCCACGGAGGCTCGCGCGCTTTTTGCAGGCTGTTACCTCCGTTACTCCACCAGGCAATTCTGGAATGTCAACGCCACGGCGGGATCGGACTCGTCAG GACACAGTGGCATTTTGTGGATATTGCTGGGTTCATTTCTTGGTGCTTTTGCCATTGTTCTCGTCATTGCTTTTCTGGCATGGAAGAAAAGAATTCTCAGCAGGAGAAAAGGGTGCAACTCCTTCATAG ATATGTATGGAGATGGACTCTCCGTCAGAATTGCACAGTCTAGTTTAAGTTTCAAATATGAAGAGTTAAGAAAAACAACAAATTATTTTGATCCATCAAACAAACTTGGTCAAGGAAGTTATGGAGCTGTATACAAG GCTGTTCTTCCGGATGGAAAGGAAGTAGCTGTCAAGAGATTATTCCTAAATACAAGGCAGTGGGCTGATCAGTTTTTCAATGAAGTCGACCTAATAAGTCAAGTTCGTCATAAGAATCTAGTTAAGTTGCTTGGCTGCAGCATGAATGGTCCAGAGAGTTTGCTTGTTTATGAATACTACTTCAACAAGAGCCTTGATCTCTTCTTGTTTG CCTATGGATGTCAGCCTGCTACTTGCCTCCTCTCGTATCTGTGGGTTCGCATGTTTAAAAAAA ATACAAGTCGTAGAAGAAATTTAACCTGGGATCTCAGGGTCGATATCATTCAAGGCATTGCTGAGGGGCTCTCTTATCTCCACGGGGAGTCAGAAATACGGATTATTCACCGAGATATCAAAGCTAGCAATATTCTCTTGGATGATAAATTGAAACCTAAAATAACTGATTTTGGCCTTGCAAGAGCTTTCGGAGAAGAGGTTACTCATCTTACCACTGGTGTTGCTGGAACATT AGGCTACATGGCTCCTGAATACATAGTGCATGGGCATTTGACAGAGAAAGCTGATGTCTTCAGCTATGGTGTTCTTGTTCTCGAGATTGTAACAGGGAAAAGATGTAGCAACTCAAATGGTTCACACGGAGGACAGGTTTTGTTAACAAAG GTATGGAAACACTACAAGGATAACAGAGTGGAGATGATTGTTGATCGAAGCATCTATGAAGACTCTATCAGGGATGAGGCCATGCATATACTGCAGATTGGACTGCTATGTACACAAGCAAATCCTGATGACAGGCCTACAATGGGGAAGGTGGTGGAGTTGCTGAGAAACCACAGGAATGCTTTGGAGATTGTCTTGAGTGACCCTCCATTTCTGAATGTTGATGCTGTTGAGGACATCAAAGAAGGGGAGCATTCACGATTGCTGTCCTCAAATTCTGCTCCGTCACTGTCAGGCTCGTCCCGATCTTACTTAAGTGGGAGATAA
- the LOC8075009 gene encoding cysteine-rich receptor-like protein kinase 2 isoform X2 — protein MAPPQPRLGLLALAILLALCPAASADPRTSVAGQTCAPGTAVSGSTLADNFVPAMDELNTNVSAHGFGTSAVGSGPNTVFGLGQCLRDLSSVDCKLCFAEVRSLLPKCYPRVGGRLYLDGCFGRYGNYSFFGEALDAATDARVCGTEGNYTGPADPRAFEDAVRAVLANVTAAAAAEAPGSQGFGAGSAAVGAATAFAIAQCWESLNATACAQCLRAASDAVAPCAPATEARALFAGCYLRYSTRQFWNVNATAGSDSSGHSGILWILLGSFLGAFAIVLVIAFLAWKKRILSRRKGCNSFIDMYGDGLSVRIAQSSLSFKYEELRKTTNYFDPSNKLGQGSYGAVYKAVLPDGKEVAVKRLFLNTRQWADQFFNEVDLISQVRHKNLVKLLGCSMNGPESLLVYEYYFNKSLDLFLFDTSRRRNLTWDLRVDIIQGIAEGLSYLHGESEIRIIHRDIKASNILLDDKLKPKITDFGLARAFGEEVTHLTTGVAGTLGYMAPEYIVHGHLTEKADVFSYGVLVLEIVTGKRCSNSNGSHGGQVLLTKVWKHYKDNRVEMIVDRSIYEDSIRDEAMHILQIGLLCTQANPDDRPTMGKVVELLRNHRNALEIVLSDPPFLNVDAVEDIKEGEHSRLLSSNSAPSLSGSSRSYLSGR, from the exons ATGGCGCCGCCACAACCCCGCCTCGGCCTCCTCGCGCTCGCCATCCTCCTCGCGCTCTGCCCCGCGGCGTCCGCGGACCCGCGCACGTCCGTGGCGGGGCAGACGTGCGCGCCGGGCACGGCCGTGTCGGGCTCCACGCTGGCCGACAACTTCGTGCCGGCCATGgacgagctcaacaccaacgTCAGCGCGCACGGCTTCGGCACCTCCGCCGTCGGCTCGGGCCCCAACACGGTGTTCGGCCTCGGCCAGTGCCTCCGCGACCTCTCCTCCGTCGACTGCAAGCTCTGCTTCGCCGAGGTCCGGTCGCTGCTGCCCAAGTGCTACCCGCGCGTCGGGGGCCGACTCTACCTCGACGGCTGCTTCGGACGCTACGGCAACTACTCCTTCTTCGGGGAGGCCCTCGACGCCGCCACCGACGCACGCGTCTGCGGGACGGAGGGGAACTACACGGGCCCCGCCGACCCGCGGGCGTTCGAGGACGCCGTGCGCGCCGTGCTGGCCAACgtcaccgccgcggcggcggcggaggctccCGGGAGCCAGGGGTTCGGGGCGGGCTCTGCGGCCGTCGGGGCCGCCACGGCGTTCGCGATCGCGCAGTGCTGGGAGTCCCTCAACGCCACCGCGTGCGCACAGTGCCTCCGCGCCGCGTCGGACGCAGTGGCGCCCTGCGCGCCGGCCACGGAGGCTCGCGCGCTTTTTGCAGGCTGTTACCTCCGTTACTCCACCAGGCAATTCTGGAATGTCAACGCCACGGCGGGATCGGACTCGTCAG GACACAGTGGCATTTTGTGGATATTGCTGGGTTCATTTCTTGGTGCTTTTGCCATTGTTCTCGTCATTGCTTTTCTGGCATGGAAGAAAAGAATTCTCAGCAGGAGAAAAGGGTGCAACTCCTTCATAG ATATGTATGGAGATGGACTCTCCGTCAGAATTGCACAGTCTAGTTTAAGTTTCAAATATGAAGAGTTAAGAAAAACAACAAATTATTTTGATCCATCAAACAAACTTGGTCAAGGAAGTTATGGAGCTGTATACAAG GCTGTTCTTCCGGATGGAAAGGAAGTAGCTGTCAAGAGATTATTCCTAAATACAAGGCAGTGGGCTGATCAGTTTTTCAATGAAGTCGACCTAATAAGTCAAGTTCGTCATAAGAATCTAGTTAAGTTGCTTGGCTGCAGCATGAATGGTCCAGAGAGTTTGCTTGTTTATGAATACTACTTCAACAAGAGCCTTGATCTCTTCTTGTTTG ATACAAGTCGTAGAAGAAATTTAACCTGGGATCTCAGGGTCGATATCATTCAAGGCATTGCTGAGGGGCTCTCTTATCTCCACGGGGAGTCAGAAATACGGATTATTCACCGAGATATCAAAGCTAGCAATATTCTCTTGGATGATAAATTGAAACCTAAAATAACTGATTTTGGCCTTGCAAGAGCTTTCGGAGAAGAGGTTACTCATCTTACCACTGGTGTTGCTGGAACATT AGGCTACATGGCTCCTGAATACATAGTGCATGGGCATTTGACAGAGAAAGCTGATGTCTTCAGCTATGGTGTTCTTGTTCTCGAGATTGTAACAGGGAAAAGATGTAGCAACTCAAATGGTTCACACGGAGGACAGGTTTTGTTAACAAAG GTATGGAAACACTACAAGGATAACAGAGTGGAGATGATTGTTGATCGAAGCATCTATGAAGACTCTATCAGGGATGAGGCCATGCATATACTGCAGATTGGACTGCTATGTACACAAGCAAATCCTGATGACAGGCCTACAATGGGGAAGGTGGTGGAGTTGCTGAGAAACCACAGGAATGCTTTGGAGATTGTCTTGAGTGACCCTCCATTTCTGAATGTTGATGCTGTTGAGGACATCAAAGAAGGGGAGCATTCACGATTGCTGTCCTCAAATTCTGCTCCGTCACTGTCAGGCTCGTCCCGATCTTACTTAAGTGGGAGATAA
- the LOC8075009 gene encoding cysteine-rich receptor-like protein kinase 2 isoform X3: MAPPQPRLGLLALAILLALCPAASADPRTSVAGQTCAPGTAVSGSTLADNFVPAMDELNTNVSAHGFGTSAVGSGPNTVFGLGQCLRDLSSVDCKLCFAEVRSLLPKCYPRVGGRLYLDGCFGRYGNYSFFGEALDAATDARVCGTEGNYTGPADPRAFEDAVRAVLANVTAAAAAEAPGSQGFGAGSAAVGAATAFAIAQCWESLNATACAQCLRAASDAVAPCAPATEARALFAGCYLRYSTRQFWNVNATAGSDSSGHSGILWILLGSFLGAFAIVLVIAFLAWKKRILSRRKGCNSFIDMYGDGLSVRIAQSSLSFKYEELRKTTNYFDPSNKLGQGSYGAVYKAVLPDGKEVAVKRLFLNTRQWADQFFNEVDLISQVRHKNLVKLLGCSMNGPESLLVYEYYFNKSLDLFLFAYGCQPATCLLSYLWVRMFKKNTSRRRNLTWDLRVDIIQGIAEGLSYLHGESEIRIIHRDIKASNILLDDKLKPKITDFGLARAFGEEVTHLTTGVAGTFVLQRLHGS, encoded by the exons ATGGCGCCGCCACAACCCCGCCTCGGCCTCCTCGCGCTCGCCATCCTCCTCGCGCTCTGCCCCGCGGCGTCCGCGGACCCGCGCACGTCCGTGGCGGGGCAGACGTGCGCGCCGGGCACGGCCGTGTCGGGCTCCACGCTGGCCGACAACTTCGTGCCGGCCATGgacgagctcaacaccaacgTCAGCGCGCACGGCTTCGGCACCTCCGCCGTCGGCTCGGGCCCCAACACGGTGTTCGGCCTCGGCCAGTGCCTCCGCGACCTCTCCTCCGTCGACTGCAAGCTCTGCTTCGCCGAGGTCCGGTCGCTGCTGCCCAAGTGCTACCCGCGCGTCGGGGGCCGACTCTACCTCGACGGCTGCTTCGGACGCTACGGCAACTACTCCTTCTTCGGGGAGGCCCTCGACGCCGCCACCGACGCACGCGTCTGCGGGACGGAGGGGAACTACACGGGCCCCGCCGACCCGCGGGCGTTCGAGGACGCCGTGCGCGCCGTGCTGGCCAACgtcaccgccgcggcggcggcggaggctccCGGGAGCCAGGGGTTCGGGGCGGGCTCTGCGGCCGTCGGGGCCGCCACGGCGTTCGCGATCGCGCAGTGCTGGGAGTCCCTCAACGCCACCGCGTGCGCACAGTGCCTCCGCGCCGCGTCGGACGCAGTGGCGCCCTGCGCGCCGGCCACGGAGGCTCGCGCGCTTTTTGCAGGCTGTTACCTCCGTTACTCCACCAGGCAATTCTGGAATGTCAACGCCACGGCGGGATCGGACTCGTCAG GACACAGTGGCATTTTGTGGATATTGCTGGGTTCATTTCTTGGTGCTTTTGCCATTGTTCTCGTCATTGCTTTTCTGGCATGGAAGAAAAGAATTCTCAGCAGGAGAAAAGGGTGCAACTCCTTCATAG ATATGTATGGAGATGGACTCTCCGTCAGAATTGCACAGTCTAGTTTAAGTTTCAAATATGAAGAGTTAAGAAAAACAACAAATTATTTTGATCCATCAAACAAACTTGGTCAAGGAAGTTATGGAGCTGTATACAAG GCTGTTCTTCCGGATGGAAAGGAAGTAGCTGTCAAGAGATTATTCCTAAATACAAGGCAGTGGGCTGATCAGTTTTTCAATGAAGTCGACCTAATAAGTCAAGTTCGTCATAAGAATCTAGTTAAGTTGCTTGGCTGCAGCATGAATGGTCCAGAGAGTTTGCTTGTTTATGAATACTACTTCAACAAGAGCCTTGATCTCTTCTTGTTTG CCTATGGATGTCAGCCTGCTACTTGCCTCCTCTCGTATCTGTGGGTTCGCATGTTTAAAAAAA ATACAAGTCGTAGAAGAAATTTAACCTGGGATCTCAGGGTCGATATCATTCAAGGCATTGCTGAGGGGCTCTCTTATCTCCACGGGGAGTCAGAAATACGGATTATTCACCGAGATATCAAAGCTAGCAATATTCTCTTGGATGATAAATTGAAACCTAAAATAACTGATTTTGGCCTTGCAAGAGCTTTCGGAGAAGAGGTTACTCATCTTACCACTGGTGTTGCTGGAACATT TGTCTTGCAGAGGCTACATGGCTCCTGA
- the LOC8078589 gene encoding cysteine-rich receptor-like protein kinase 2, giving the protein MRYYCSFLLAPVIVACFSSCITTTTLADPRATVVREFCNKTKDDGPGAVWANNFVVAFDNLNSDLEQKGWGVTSVGQDPITFYALVQCLEDLSKVDCTLCYSEIRSLLPKCYPEIGGRIYLDGCFMRYANYSFFDEVMDSLDTSVCSSSNRSSDQQGFGSAVNAVLSNVTSLAVKSNKGFAVTSAFRSTKFAAYALAQCWENLNTSSCAACLSAAAASVAKCAPAVEGRALFAGCFIRYSTTPFWNSEDSASSFSSKKRVVLWTVLSSSVGLILVLIVSVLAWKKKKACKAGEGSLRGLYGSELPARISISSLNYSYKDLKKATCSFSVENKIGQGSNGTVYKAVLPGGNEVAAKRLFLNTKQCVDQFFNEVDVISQVRHKNLVKLLGCSVDGPESFLIYEYHFNKSLDLFIYADDQNRHLDWQQRFDIIFGIAEGLCYLHVESETRIIHRDIKASNVLLDQKLKPKITDFGLARVLCADRTHLTTGVAGTVGYMAPEYVVHGHLTEKADVYSFGVLVIEIVTGKRCCGSTGSHSGHSLLAEVWHSYKTSTVEKIVDARLQQEVRPFDFEEITRVVQIGLLCTQANPDERPAMSRVVELLRDRDGARGDAEFVLGDPPFFEVEIDVGGGVDGEACKLLP; this is encoded by the exons ATGAGATATTACTGTTCTTTTCTTCTGGCTCCTGTCATAGTTGCCTGTTTCTCCTCCTGTATAACAACCACTACCCTGGCTGACCCTCGAGCAACGGTGGTTCGTGAGTTCTGCAACAAAACCAAAGATGACGGTCCTGGGGCAGTTTGGGCcaacaactttgtggtcgccttCGACAACCTGAACTCAGATCTCGAGCAAAAGGGATGGGGGGTAACTTCCGTTGGGCAAGATCCTATTACCTTCTATGCGCTCGTGCAATGTCTGGAAGATCTTAGCAAGGTTGACTGCACGCTGTGCTACTCAGAAATAAGGTCTCTTCTCCCGAAATGCTATCCGGAAATTGGAGGCCGGATATATCTTGATGGCTGCTTCATGAGGTATGCAAATTACTCTTTCTTCGATGAGGTCATGGACTCGTTGGATACAAGTGTGTGCTCCTCCAGTAACCGCAGCTCAGACCAGCAGGGCTTTGGTTCAGCTGTGAATGCTGTGTTGAGTAATGTGACTTCCTTGGCTGTCAAGAGCAACAAAGGTTTTGCTGTTACTTCAGCTTTCAGATCAACAAAATTTGCAGCTTATGCACTTGCTCAGTGCTGGGAGAACCTGAACACTTCGAGCTGTGCAGCCTGTCTCAGTGCAGCTGCAGCATCGGTGGCTAAATGTGCACCGGCAGTGGAAGGCCGTGCACTCTTTGCTGGCTGCTTCATCAGATATTCGACAACGCCTTTCTGGAACTCTGAGGATTCTGCATCAAGCTTCAGCTCAAAGAAAAGGGTTGTTCTTTGGACAGTCCTGAGTTCCTCTGTTGGTCTCATTCTTGTACTTATCGTTTCAGTACTGGcatggaagaagaagaaagcttgCAAGGCAGGAGAGGGATCATTGAGGG GCTTGTATGGCTCTGAACTACCTGCAAGAATTTCCATATCAAGTCTGAATTACAGTTATAAGGATTTAAAGAAAGCGACATGTTCATTCAGTGTAGAGAACAAGATAGGCCAAGGCAGCAATGGTACTGTGTACAAG GCTGTTCTTCCTGGTGGGAATGAAGTCGCTGCAAAGAGACTGTTCCTGAACACAAAACAGTGTGTCGATCAGTTCTTCAATGAAGTTGATGTGATAAGCCAAGTGCGTCACAAAAATTTGGTGAAATTGCTTGGATGCAGTGTCGATGGCCCGGAAAGCTTCTTGATATATGAATATCACTTCAACAAGAGCTTAGATCTGTTCATATACG CTGATGACCAGAACAGGCATCTGGATTGGCAGCAAAGAttcgatattatttttggcatagCAGAGGGCCTATGCTACCTCCATGTAGAGTCGGAAACTCGGATCATTCACAGGGACATCAAAGCCAGCAATGTCCTGTTGGATCAAAAGCTGAAGCCGAAGATAACTGACTTTGGGCTTGCTCGAGTCCTATGCGCTGACAGAACTCATCTTACGACAGGAGTTGCAGGGACAGT TGGTTATATGGCTCCTGAGTATGTCGTACATGGACACCTCACCGAGAAGGCCGATGTGTACAGCTTCGGCGTGCTGGTTATCGAGATCGTCACCGGGAAGCGGTGCTGTGGGTCGACGGGGTCTCACTCTGGTCACTCACTTTTAGCAGAG GTTTGGCATAGCTACAAGACCAGCACAGTGGAGAAAATCGTTGACGCGAGGCTGCAGCAGGAGGTTCGTCCGTTCGACTTCGAGGAGATCACGCGCGTCGTGCAGATCGGGCTGCTGTGCACACAGGCAAACCCTGACGAGCGGCCGGCCATGTCGAGAGTGGTGGAGCTGCTGAGGGACAGGGACGGAGCGCGTGGCGACGCGGAGTTCGTCCTGGGCGACCCCCCGTTTTTCGAGGTCGAGATCGACGTCGGGGGAGGCGTCGACGGCGAAGCATGCAAGCTGCTGCCCTGA